In Procambarus clarkii isolate CNS0578487 chromosome 50, FALCON_Pclarkii_2.0, whole genome shotgun sequence, one genomic interval encodes:
- the LOC138351684 gene encoding uncharacterized protein, whose protein sequence is MTRWCVKNSTRHSKRSSRKNKKSPALDEVETNQATLEDFDLTSDEVKRNLLELNVTKVAGPDRISLWILKKGAEELSVSLPMVYNRPLVMEDLPESWKTANVVPEFKKDEKQETLNYRPVSLTCIPCKEMEKIVRKRQL, encoded by the coding sequence atgacaaggtggtgtgtaaagaactcaacaagacattccaagaggtcttcacgaaAGAACAAGAAGTCCCCTGCACTAGATGAGGTGGagacaaaccaagcaaccttggaggattttgacctcaccagtgatgaggtcaaaaggaatctgttggaactAAATGTGACAAAGGTtgctgggcctgacagaatctcactgtggatactaaaaaaaggtgcagaagAACTAAGTGTGTCACtccctatggtgtataacaggccaCTGGTAATGGAAGACttaccagaaagctggaagacagctaatgtagtaccaGAATTCAAAAAGGATGAGaagcaagagacactgaactacaggccagtttccctaacttgcataccatgcaaggagatggagaagatcgtgcggAAAAGGCAATtatag